One genomic window of Deltaproteobacteria bacterium includes the following:
- the uvrC gene encoding excinuclease ABC subunit UvrC, translated as MTVDIDNLLPRIPAQPGVYLMKDARGKVVYVGKAKNLRARVRQYFRRGDTRFFVTAGLLARAVADIETVVVDNEKEALLLENHLIKRHQPRFNVKLRDDSNYLVLRIDPRADYPRVEVVRTIADDGARYFGPYHSATSARETLRFVNKHFQLRTCTDHVMRTRGRVCLQYQIKRCPGPCVYPVDPAAYADQVDSVMLFLAGKKRELVPRLRQRMRRCADAEQFEAAARLRDAIAALEASLAKQDVVQRTFVDQDVFGMQRDGPTVEVAVLFVRQGKLIGRRTFVARDQELPDDDVVGAFAQQYYGLGGVVVPDEVVVPMRFEGMDALGDWLSERRGKKVRVIAPARGQKRQLVALATKNAAASLASRSRSDEDALAALDKLQRRLGLRALPRRIECFDVAHIAGTAPVASRVTFCDGVPDRAGYRRFRVKTAGNDDFAAMYEVLTRRFRRLLGDDDRWAAPDLLVVDGGKGQLNMAFAALEDLGIPATFDIVGLAKERDDDRPERVYVRGAKEPIRLRPNSAECHLLARIRDEAHRFANTYHRGRRRKASLRSRLDDIPGIGPKRRAALLRAFGSVRAIRAASVEELAAVAGMTTAAAAAVRAHFAARDGQP; from the coding sequence TGACGGTCGACATCGACAACTTGTTGCCGCGCATCCCCGCGCAACCGGGGGTCTACTTGATGAAGGACGCGCGCGGCAAGGTCGTGTACGTCGGCAAGGCCAAGAATCTGCGCGCGCGCGTCCGCCAGTATTTTCGCCGCGGCGACACGCGCTTCTTCGTGACCGCCGGGTTGTTGGCACGCGCCGTCGCCGACATCGAGACGGTCGTCGTCGACAACGAAAAAGAGGCGCTGCTGCTCGAAAACCACCTGATCAAGCGCCACCAGCCGCGCTTCAACGTCAAGCTGCGCGACGACAGCAACTACCTGGTGCTGCGCATCGATCCGCGCGCCGACTACCCCCGCGTCGAGGTCGTCCGCACGATCGCAGACGACGGCGCGCGCTACTTCGGGCCGTACCACTCGGCGACGTCGGCGCGCGAGACGCTGCGGTTCGTCAACAAGCACTTTCAGTTGCGCACGTGCACCGACCACGTCATGCGCACCCGCGGCCGCGTGTGTTTGCAATACCAGATCAAGCGGTGCCCGGGGCCGTGCGTGTACCCGGTCGATCCGGCCGCGTACGCCGACCAGGTCGATAGCGTCATGCTGTTTCTGGCCGGCAAGAAGCGCGAACTCGTGCCGCGGTTGCGACAGCGGATGCGCCGGTGCGCCGACGCCGAGCAGTTCGAGGCGGCGGCGCGCCTGCGCGACGCGATCGCCGCGCTCGAGGCCAGCTTGGCCAAGCAGGACGTCGTGCAGCGCACGTTCGTCGACCAGGACGTGTTCGGCATGCAGCGCGACGGCCCGACGGTGGAGGTCGCCGTGTTGTTCGTGCGCCAGGGCAAGCTGATCGGGCGCCGCACGTTCGTCGCGCGGGATCAGGAACTGCCCGACGACGACGTGGTCGGCGCATTCGCGCAGCAATACTACGGGCTCGGCGGCGTCGTGGTGCCGGACGAGGTCGTCGTGCCGATGCGGTTCGAAGGCATGGACGCGCTGGGCGACTGGCTGTCGGAGCGGCGCGGCAAGAAAGTGCGCGTGATCGCGCCGGCCCGCGGCCAGAAGCGGCAGTTGGTTGCGCTTGCCACCAAGAACGCGGCCGCATCGCTGGCATCGCGCAGCCGCAGCGACGAGGACGCGCTCGCCGCACTCGACAAGCTGCAGCGCCGGCTCGGGCTGCGCGCCCTGCCGCGGCGGATCGAGTGCTTCGACGTCGCCCACATCGCCGGCACCGCGCCGGTCGCGTCGCGGGTGACGTTCTGCGACGGCGTGCCGGACCGCGCCGGCTATCGCAGGTTTCGCGTCAAGACCGCGGGCAACGACGACTTCGCCGCGATGTACGAGGTGCTCACCCGGCGGTTTCGCCGGCTGCTCGGCGACGACGACCGGTGGGCCGCGCCCGATTTGCTCGTCGTCGACGGCGGCAAGGGCCAGCTCAACATGGCGTTCGCCGCACTCGAAGACCTCGGGATCCCGGCGACGTTCGACATTGTCGGGCTCGCCAAGGAGCGCGACGACGACCGGCCCGAACGCGTGTACGTGCGGGGCGCCAAGGAGCCGATCCGCCTGCGGCCCAACAGCGCCGAGTGTCACCTGCTCGCGCGCATCCGCGACGAGGCACACCGGTTCGCCAACACGTACCACCGCGGCCGCCGGCGCAAGGCGAGCCTGCGGTCGCGCCTCGACGACATTCCGGGCATCGGGCCGAAGCGGCGCGCGGCGCTGT